From one Peromyscus maniculatus bairdii isolate BWxNUB_F1_BW_parent chromosome 17, HU_Pman_BW_mat_3.1, whole genome shotgun sequence genomic stretch:
- the Star gene encoding steroidogenic acute regulatory protein, mitochondrial, protein MFLATFKLCAGSSYRHVRNMKGLRHQAVLAIGQELNRTLGDPSPGWISQVRRRSSLLGSQLEATLYSEQELSYIQQGEVAMQKALGILSNQEGWKKENQQENGDEVLSKVVPDVGKVFRLEVVVDQPMDRLYEELVDRMEAMAEWNPNVKEIKVLQKIGRDTVITHELAAAAAGNLVGPRDFVSVRCAKRRGSTCVLAGMATLWGEMPEQTGVIRAEHGPTCMVLHPLAGSPSKTKFTWLLSIDLKGWLPKTIINQVLSQTQMEFANHLRKRLESSPASEARC, encoded by the exons ATGTTCCTAGCCACATTTAAGCTGTGTGCCGGGAGCTCCTACAGACATGTGCGGAACATGAAAG GACTGAGGCACCAAGCCGTGCTGGCCATTGGCCAGGAGCTGAACCGGACACTGGGGGACCCCAGCCCTGGATGGATCAGTCAGGTTCGGCGTCGGAGCTCTCTGCTTG GTTCTCAGCTGGAAGCGACCCTCTACAGTGAGCAGGAGCTGTCCTACATCCAGCAGGGAGAGGTGGCCATGCAGAAGGCCTTGGGCATCCTCAGCAACCAGGAAGGCTGGAAGAAGGAGAACCAGCAG GAAAATGGGGATGAAGTGCTAAGTAAAGTAGTCCCGGATGTGGGCAAGGTGTTTCGGTTGGAGGTGGTGGTAGACCAGCCCATGGACAGACTCTACGAAGAACTGGTGGACCGCATGGAGGCAATGGCAGAGTGGAACCCAAATGTCAAGGAGATCAAG GTCCTGCAGAAGATTGGCAGAGACACAGTCATCACCCATGAGCTGGCTGCGGCAGCGGCCGGAAACCTGGTGGGGCCCCGGGACTTCGTGAGCGTGCGCTGTGCCAAGCGCAGGGGCTCCACCTGTGTGTTGGCAGGCATGGCCACACTCTGGGGGGAGATGCCCGAACAAACCGGCGTCATCAG AGCTGAACACGGTCCCACCTGCATGGTGCTTCACCCACTGGCTGGAAGTCCCTCAAAGACTAAATTCACTTGGCTGCTCAGTATTGACCTCAAG GGGTGGCTGCCGAAGACCATCATCAACCAGGTCTTATCACAAACCCAGATGGAGTTTGCCAACCACCTGCGCAAGCGCCTGGAGTCCAGCCCTGCCTCTGAGGCCAGGTGTTAA